In the Streptomyces coeruleoprunus genome, CGGCTGGAGGCCTTGGACCCGCGGCCGCCCGCGCCCGGGCCCGTGCAGGCCGGGGCCCCGGTACCGCTGGACCACGCGGCGGTGCGGGTCCCGGTGCTGGCCGTCGGCGGCTGGTGCGACCCGTACCGCGACACCGTGCTGCGCCTGGCCGCGCACGCGCCGCGCGACCGGGTCCGCGGCCTGCTCGGCCCCTGGCCGCACCGCTACCCGGACCGGGGCGAGCCGCCGGGACCGCCCATCGGGTTCCTGCAGGAGACGCTGCGCTGGTGGGACCACCACCTGCGGGGCGCGGCGAACGGCGTCATGGACGAGCCGCCGCTGCGCGCGTGGATCAGCGGGCGGGCGCCCGGCGACGAGTGGACCGCGGAGGACGCCTGGCCGTCGCCGGACGTCACCGACGTCACGTACGCCCTGCGGGGCTCGCCCGTGCTCGTGCGCTCACCGCTGCACACCGGGCTGGACGCCGGGCGCCCCGTACCGCTCGGCGGGGACGCCGACCTGCCGCCCGACCAGCGCGCCGAGGACGCCCAGGGAGCCTGCTTCGACTTCCCGGTCCCGGACGACGGCCCCCCGGTGGAGATCCTCGGCCGGCCGCTGGTCCGCCTCGCCCTGCGCTCCGGCGCACCGGCCGGGCACGTCGTCGCCCGGCTGTGCGACGTCGCCCCGGACGGCGCGTCGACGCTGGTCACCCGGGGGGTGCTGCGCCATCGCGGCGGGGAGGGCGGGCCGTACGTGTGCCGGCTGGCGGCGGCGGGGCACGCGTTCCGGCCGGGGCACCGGATCCGGCTGGCGCTCTCCTCGGCGTACTGGCCGTGGGTGTGGCCGAGGCCGGACGCGGAGGCCGGATTCGTCCTGGAACGGGCCGGAAGTTCCCTGGAGCTGCCCGTCCGCGCTGCCCTTTCCGTCCCCGGCGCCCCCGGCGCCCCGGGGACCTCACGCACTGTCGTGGCGTTCGAGGAGCCGGAGCAGGCGGAGCCGCTGGGCGTCAACGTCCCCGCGACGCTGGACGGGCAGCGGCCCGCGCTGCGCGTCGTCCACGACGTCGCCGAGGGCGCGTGGCGGCTGGAGGCCGACCCGTGCAGCGACGAGCACGGCCCCGTCCGGGTCCACCCCGACGGGCTGGAGTACGGCAAGGAGGCCACGGAGACGTACACCATCGACGCCTCGGGCCCGCTGTCCGCCCGGGTGGGCGTCGAGTGGCGGATCAGGTTGCACCGCCCCGACGAGCTGTGGGACGCGACCGTCGCCGTCCGCTCGGAGACCGGCTGCGACAGCGGCTCGTTCCTCACGTCCACCGAGGTCGTGTGCGGGGTGGGTGACGAGGTCGTCTTCCACCGCACCTGGGAGAAGCGCCTTCCACGGCCGTAACGTGTCCCCCACACACGTGGAAAGCGAGGCAAGCACCGATGCCCGAGCAGTCCGAGCAGAGCCCGCTCGACCTGGCCGAAGGCGACCCCTTCGGACCGCACAACCTGCCGTACGGCGTGTTCTCGACCGCCGGCGAACCCGGCCGCCGCCGGCTCGGCGTACGGATCGGCGACCATGTGCTGGACGCCGGCGCCGCCGCGCACGCCCTGGGCTCCCCGTACGCGAACCTCCTCGCGCAGCCCAGCCTCAACCCGCTGCTGGCCGCGGGCCGCACGGCCTGGCGCGATGTGCGCAGGGCGCTCACCGCATGGGTCACGTCACCGGCGCACCGCCCCGACATCGAGCCGCTGCTGCACCCGCTCGACGCGGTCACGCTGCACCTGCCGTACGAGGTCGCGGACTACGTCGACTTCTACGCGAGCGAGCACCACGCGTCCAACGTGGGCCGGATGTTCCGCCCGGACGGGGAGCCGCTGACGCCCAACTGGAAGCACCTCCCGATCGGTTACCACGGCCGCTCCGGCACGGTCGTCGTCTCCGGCACGGACATCGTGCGGCCGTCCGGGCAGCGCAAGGCGCCCACCGACCCGGCGCCGGTGTTCGGGCCCTCGGTGAAGCTGGACATCGAGGCGGAGGTCGGCTTCCTCGTCGGCACCCCGTCCGCGCTGGGCCGCCCCGTCGCACTCGGGGACTTCCGGGAGCACGTCTTCGGCCTCTCGCTGCTCAACGACTGGTCGGCGCGCGACATCCAGGCGTGGGAGTACGTGCCGCTGGGCCCGTTCCTCGGCAAGTCCTTCGCCACGTCGGTGTCGGCGTGGGTGACCCCGCTGGAGGCGCTCGACGCGGCCCGCGTGGCCCCGCCGGCCCGCGACTTCGACCTGCTGCCGTACCTGGACGACTCGGGCGAGGAGGAGCCGGGCGGCTTCGACCTGCGCATCACCGTCCGGATCAACGGCGAGGTGGTCGCCGAGCCGCCGTTCTCGACCATGTACTGGACGGCGGCCCAGCAGCTCGCGCACATGACGGTCAACGGCGCCTCGCTGCGCACCGGCGACCTGTACGGCTCCGGCACGGTCAGCGGGCCCGAGGTGCACCAGCGCGGCTCGCTGCTGGAGCTGACGTGGAACGGGCGGGACGCGCTCGAACTGACCTCGGGCAAGCGGACCTTCCTGGAGGACGGCGACGAGGTCACCCTCACGGCCTGGGCCCCGGGCCCGGACGGCACGAAGGTCGGCCTCGGCGAGGTAACGGGCCGCATCCGCCCCACCCCCTGAGCCCCACCCGGAGGCCGGCGGCCCCACTGCGGGCCGGCGGCCACCCGGCCGGGGACCGCTGCCGCGCTGCCGGCCGGCGGCCCCCGGCGGACCGTCCCCGCCGCGGGCGGGCGCCGCCGTTCCGCCATGGCTTGCGTCGTGGTTACCGCTGGCGCTGTCGCGCCGTTCCTGCTGTGGGCATGCGTTCCGCCAAGGGCGGAACGGGTGGGCACAGCAGGAACGGCCCCCCGGCCTGAGGGCCCGCCCCTTGCGCGCCACGACGGTGGGTGGGTCCGGTGGCGGCCCGGGGGTCACGTGCTCAGATTGGCTCGCTCGGGCCCATGAGAGCGAAGCGTTGCTGCGCCGCCAATCCTGCGCGCGACCCCCGGTCCACCCCCGTCCCGTTGACGGGCGTCTGACCGCCGGTGGGGGGCGCCGCCCGCCCGTGGGTGGCTCACCGCCGGTGGGGGCGTCCCTCCGATGGACCACTTCCGCGTGTGGTCCGCCGCGCGTCCGCGCATTCTGGCGGAGGCGGTACAGGGGGGAGCGCCCGCCCGGACCGACCTGGCGCCCCCGCGCCCGATGTTCACCGCGTCGCACCCGGACTGCGCTGTCCCGCCCCCACAGACAGCAAGGAGTACGCGTGAACAGCAAGCGACTGACGTCCGCCGTCGGTCTCGCCGCGGCTGCGGCGATTTCCCTCGCCACGGCCCCGGCCTCCGCGGCCGGCGGTGACCACAACCAGCTCGATGCCGCCTACGAGGCGACCGTCAAGTACCAGGACGTCGAGAAGGCCCTCGCCGACGGCTACCGCCCGGAAGGCGGCTGCAAGGAGCTGCCTGGTGAGGGCGGCAAGGGCATCCACTTCGTGAAGCCCGAGCACATCGTGCCCTCGGGGGCGCTCGACCCGACGAAGCCCGCCGCGCTGCTCTACGTGGACGACGACCACGGGAAGGGCGGCAAGGACCACCACGGGGACAAGGACCACCACGGTGGCAAGGACCACGATGGTGGCAAGGACCACCACGGGGGCAAGGACCACCACGGCAAGGACAAGGACAAGGACAAGGACAAGGACAAGGACAAGGACAAGGACCACCACGGCAAGGACCACGATGGTGGCAAGGACCACCACGGGGACAAGGGGGACAAGGGCGGTAAGGACGGCGAGTACAAGAAGAAGAAGCTGGTCGCCGTGGAGTACTGGGCCCTCGACGGTGACCAGGACCCCGGCACGGACGACGACCGTCCGTCGCTGTTCGGCCAGTCCTTCCACGGCCCCTCGGACGGCAACGAGGTCGGCCTGCCGATCCACTACGACCTGCAGGTGTGGCTCTACAAGAAGAACCCGAAGGGTCTCTTCGCACCGTGGAACCCCTGGGTCGAGTGCCCTGACACCGACGCCCAGCCGTGAAAGACGTTCGGCGGGGTGCGTGAACGCACCCCGCCGAACGGCGTCCTCCACCGACGTGGGCTACCGGACGAACACCCCGGCCTGGCCCGCCAGGTCCAGGAAGTACTGCGGCGCCAGCCCCAGCACCAGCGTCACGGCCACGCCGACGCCGATCGTCGTCATCGTCAGCGGCGAGGGAACGGCCACGGTCGGGCCCTCCGGCTTGGGCTCGCTGAAGAACATCAGCACGATGACCCGGATGTAGAAGAAGGCGGCGATCGCCGAGGCGATCACACCGACCACGACCAGCGCCCCGGCCCCGCCCTCGGCGGCCGCCTTGAACACGGCGAACTTCCCGGAGAAGCCGGACGTCAGCGGGATGCCGGCGAAGGCCAGCAGGAACACCGCGAACACCGCGGCCACCAGCGGTGAACGCCGCCCGAGCCCCGCCCACTTGGACAGGTGCGTGGCCTCGCCGCCCGCGTCCCGCACCAGCGTGACGACGGCGAACGCGCCGATCGTCACGAAGGAGTAGGCCGCCAGGTAGAACAGCACCGACGAGATGCCCGACGGCGTGGCCGCGATGACACCGGCGAGGATGAAGCCCGCGTGGGCGATCGACGAGTAGGCCAGCAGCCGCTTGATGTCGGTCTGCGTGATCGCCACGACGGCGCCCGCCAGCATCGTGACGATGGCGACGGCCCACATGATCGGCCGCCAGTCCCAGCGGAGCCCCGGCAGCACCACGTACAGCAGCCGCAGCATCGCGCCGAACGCGGCGACCTTCGTCGCGGCCGCCATGAAGCCGGTGACCGGCGTCGGGGCGCCCTGGTAGACGTCCGGCGTCCACATGTGGAACGGCACCGCGCCCACCTTGAACAGCAGCCCCATCAGCACCATGGCGAAGCCGATGAGCAGCAGCACGTCGTTGCCCATCGTGGCGGCCAGAGCCGGGTCGATCGTGGTCACGGAGCCGTCCACGACGTCCGCGATCCGCGCGTACGACACGGAGCCCGCGTACCCGTACAGCAGGGCCACGCCGAACAGCAGGAACGCCGAGGCGAAGGCGCCGAGCAGGAAGTACTTCACCGCGGCCTCCTGCGACATCAGCCGCTTGCGGCGGGCGACGGCGCACAGCAGGTACAGCGGCAGCGAGAAGACCTCCAGCGCGACGAA is a window encoding:
- a CDS encoding CocE/NonD family hydrolase is translated as MQVRGSFPYATDHEDVRVPLPGGTLLYARIWRPLTGDPVPALLEYGPGRLTDGTAPRDAQRHPWYAGHGYASVRVDPRGLGNSEGVPPADGDDDVADAVAVVEWLAARPWCDGRVGLFGLGRGGSTALRAAALAPEPPPALAAVVAVCASDGLDGDPDDGGFDVPVARHTALLVERAEPPDPRYAGDAWFDLWTARLEALDPRPPAPGPVQAGAPVPLDHAAVRVPVLAVGGWCDPYRDTVLRLAAHAPRDRVRGLLGPWPHRYPDRGEPPGPPIGFLQETLRWWDHHLRGAANGVMDEPPLRAWISGRAPGDEWTAEDAWPSPDVTDVTYALRGSPVLVRSPLHTGLDAGRPVPLGGDADLPPDQRAEDAQGACFDFPVPDDGPPVEILGRPLVRLALRSGAPAGHVVARLCDVAPDGASTLVTRGVLRHRGGEGGPYVCRLAAAGHAFRPGHRIRLALSSAYWPWVWPRPDAEAGFVLERAGSSLELPVRAALSVPGAPGAPGTSRTVVAFEEPEQAEPLGVNVPATLDGQRPALRVVHDVAEGAWRLEADPCSDEHGPVRVHPDGLEYGKEATETYTIDASGPLSARVGVEWRIRLHRPDELWDATVAVRSETGCDSGSFLTSTEVVCGVGDEVVFHRTWEKRLPRP
- the fahA gene encoding fumarylacetoacetase, which codes for MPEQSEQSPLDLAEGDPFGPHNLPYGVFSTAGEPGRRRLGVRIGDHVLDAGAAAHALGSPYANLLAQPSLNPLLAAGRTAWRDVRRALTAWVTSPAHRPDIEPLLHPLDAVTLHLPYEVADYVDFYASEHHASNVGRMFRPDGEPLTPNWKHLPIGYHGRSGTVVVSGTDIVRPSGQRKAPTDPAPVFGPSVKLDIEAEVGFLVGTPSALGRPVALGDFREHVFGLSLLNDWSARDIQAWEYVPLGPFLGKSFATSVSAWVTPLEALDAARVAPPARDFDLLPYLDDSGEEEPGGFDLRITVRINGEVVAEPPFSTMYWTAAQQLAHMTVNGASLRTGDLYGSGTVSGPEVHQRGSLLELTWNGRDALELTSGKRTFLEDGDEVTLTAWAPGPDGTKVGLGEVTGRIRPTP
- the nuoN gene encoding NADH-quinone oxidoreductase subunit NuoN yields the protein MSTTDFHSLWTTAAEPLSTIRAPKIEYVQLAPVLIVVGAAIVGVLVEAAVPRRARYHSQVLLSVAALAAAFAAVVGLAAGGHGTTKARIAAMGAIAVDGPALFLQGTILLASIVAVFTFAERRLDPARHGHRVDSFAAEAAAVPGSDHEKAAVKAGFTTTEVFPLMMFAVAGMLVFPAANDLLTLFVALEVFSLPLYLLCAVARRKRLMSQEAAVKYFLLGAFASAFLLFGVALLYGYAGSVSYARIADVVDGSVTTIDPALAATMGNDVLLLIGFAMVLMGLLFKVGAVPFHMWTPDVYQGAPTPVTGFMAAATKVAAFGAMLRLLYVVLPGLRWDWRPIMWAVAIVTMLAGAVVAITQTDIKRLLAYSSIAHAGFILAGVIAATPSGISSVLFYLAAYSFVTIGAFAVVTLVRDAGGEATHLSKWAGLGRRSPLVAAVFAVFLLAFAGIPLTSGFSGKFAVFKAAAEGGAGALVVVGVIASAIAAFFYIRVIVLMFFSEPKPEGPTVAVPSPLTMTTIGVGVAVTLVLGLAPQYFLDLAGQAGVFVR